The following proteins come from a genomic window of Halorussus halophilus:
- a CDS encoding sulfatase, with product MADRPNVLLLIFDTLRADAIARDDREFSVETPAMDHIAEQGTAFENAFSVGPWTPPAHGAMFSGRYPSETGFDGGWPTMPDSVPLLAEWFADHGYRTFGIPGPAKMGSETGLARGFDEYYEVYQEIAERPSAEYVWQLLTDPLIRDDFLRLFRSGNDYYTEIKFNKLREWLADPIEPFFAMANLTTVHAPYDPPRPYKQESTPELTRPKVPILEEFVESACSFDHPEVDEQQLFAAADGANSQSIAMRYFEDQSTLSEAELEVLRTWYGASLRYLDDRLGAFLDWFERRGLLEDTIVVLTSDHGELFGEHDAMYHNNFLYDEVTHVPLVFTGPRSPGGRESRRPRISYRPVRDPL from the coding sequence ATGGCAGACCGCCCGAACGTTCTTCTCCTCATTTTCGACACACTCCGTGCCGACGCGATTGCCCGCGACGACCGAGAGTTCTCGGTGGAGACACCGGCGATGGACCACATTGCTGAGCAGGGGACGGCCTTCGAGAATGCGTTCTCCGTCGGACCGTGGACGCCCCCTGCCCACGGTGCGATGTTCTCTGGCCGGTACCCCTCTGAAACGGGGTTCGACGGTGGGTGGCCGACAATGCCTGACTCCGTTCCGTTACTGGCCGAGTGGTTCGCCGACCACGGCTATCGGACCTTCGGTATCCCCGGTCCCGCGAAGATGGGGTCAGAAACCGGTCTCGCCCGTGGATTCGACGAGTACTACGAGGTGTACCAAGAGATAGCCGAACGGCCCTCAGCCGAATACGTCTGGCAACTCCTCACCGACCCGCTCATCCGTGACGACTTCCTCCGACTCTTCCGAAGCGGGAACGACTACTACACCGAGATCAAGTTCAACAAACTTCGAGAGTGGTTGGCCGACCCGATTGAACCTTTCTTCGCCATGGCGAACCTGACGACGGTCCACGCGCCATACGACCCGCCACGTCCGTACAAGCAGGAATCGACGCCCGAATTGACGCGCCCGAAAGTACCGATACTCGAAGAGTTCGTCGAGTCTGCCTGCTCGTTCGACCACCCCGAAGTAGACGAACAGCAACTGTTCGCGGCCGCCGACGGCGCCAACTCACAAAGTATTGCGATGCGATACTTCGAAGACCAGAGTACGCTCTCTGAGGCGGAGTTAGAGGTACTTCGAACGTGGTACGGCGCGTCGCTGAGGTACCTCGACGACAGGCTGGGTGCATTCCTCGATTGGTTCGAACGACGAGGACTCCTCGAAGACACTATCGTCGTCCTCACGTCTGACCATGGGGAGTTGTTCGGCGAACACGACGCGATGTACCACAACAACTTCCTCTACGACGAAGTCACTCATGTGCCACTCGTGTTCACAGGGCCCCGGAGTCCCGGCGGGCGAGAGTCGAGAAGGCCTCGCATCTCATATCGACCTGTTCGAGACCCTCTGTGA
- a CDS encoding alkaline phosphatase family protein: MQTLLVGLDAACLPVLRPLFEDDEIPHLQSIFEEGATGPLESQIPPWTASAWPSLYTGTNPGKHGVFDFLRFDGYDWDIVNATDVRRRTLWEYLDEAGLSSVVVNAPVTSPPPEIDGAIVPGYLASENPQCRPEGILADVREAIGDYRVYARRETDERAGDEKFDDYLELTEMRGEAFRYLAEEFDPDFGFVQFQKTDAVFHDFPGDLEKVRQVYRRVDEQVGKILDEQDPDTVVVASDHGMGEYDGHEFRVNQFFREAGVVETTTEGQGVPSWFQIKDEQLTDDGHGDESSELLERLATTAANFGLTYQRGKAVLERLGLAEFVGKHVPVSAVFAASDAVDFRTSKAYLRSPSELGVRLNVEGRDPDGVIPHSEYESTREEIISLLTTATTPEGTPVFESVVPREEYIHGPYADEAVDILAIPTDFQHSLSALVGEQFGDPEPWNHKLEGVVAATGEGISADADLEGAHLFDVAPTVLASLGVAPDEEMDGEALSAVESPDPKSYPDYEPATQESTEDGDVAQRLSDLGYLE, translated from the coding sequence ATGCAAACGCTGTTGGTCGGACTCGACGCCGCCTGTCTCCCCGTCCTCCGACCGCTCTTCGAGGACGACGAGATTCCCCATCTCCAGTCCATCTTCGAGGAGGGAGCGACCGGTCCACTCGAATCGCAGATTCCGCCGTGGACAGCGAGCGCGTGGCCGTCGCTGTACACTGGCACGAACCCCGGCAAGCACGGCGTCTTCGACTTCCTACGCTTCGACGGTTACGACTGGGACATCGTCAACGCGACCGACGTGCGCAGACGAACGCTCTGGGAGTATCTGGACGAAGCAGGCCTGTCGAGCGTCGTCGTGAACGCCCCAGTGACGAGTCCACCACCCGAAATCGACGGTGCAATCGTGCCGGGATATCTCGCCTCCGAGAATCCGCAGTGTCGCCCCGAGGGAATTCTCGCCGACGTGCGCGAGGCCATCGGCGACTATCGCGTCTACGCTCGCCGCGAAACCGACGAGCGTGCTGGCGACGAGAAGTTCGACGACTACCTCGAACTCACCGAGATGCGTGGCGAGGCGTTCCGCTACCTCGCCGAGGAGTTCGACCCCGATTTCGGCTTCGTGCAGTTCCAGAAGACCGACGCGGTGTTCCACGACTTCCCTGGCGACTTGGAGAAGGTACGGCAGGTCTACCGCCGCGTAGACGAGCAGGTCGGCAAAATTCTGGACGAACAGGACCCCGATACCGTCGTCGTCGCCAGCGACCACGGCATGGGCGAGTACGACGGCCACGAGTTCCGAGTCAACCAGTTCTTCCGCGAGGCAGGTGTGGTCGAGACGACGACCGAGGGACAGGGTGTCCCTTCGTGGTTCCAAATCAAGGACGAGCAGTTGACCGACGACGGCCACGGTGACGAGTCGTCCGAACTGCTCGAACGCCTCGCAACTACGGCGGCCAACTTCGGACTGACCTATCAGCGGGGTAAGGCCGTCCTCGAACGCCTCGGCCTCGCGGAGTTCGTCGGCAAGCACGTCCCCGTGAGCGCCGTCTTCGCGGCGAGCGACGCCGTGGACTTCCGAACGTCGAAGGCGTACCTGCGCTCGCCCTCGGAGTTGGGCGTCAGGCTGAACGTCGAAGGCCGCGACCCCGACGGCGTGATTCCCCACTCGGAGTACGAAAGCACGCGCGAGGAGATAATCTCCTTGCTGACGACTGCGACCACGCCCGAAGGAACACCTGTTTTCGAATCAGTCGTTCCGCGCGAAGAGTACATCCACGGTCCGTACGCCGACGAAGCGGTCGATATTCTGGCGATTCCGACCGACTTCCAGCACTCGCTGTCGGCACTCGTCGGCGAACAGTTCGGCGACCCCGAACCGTGGAACCACAAACTGGAAGGCGTCGTGGCGGCGACGGGCGAGGGCATCAGCGCCGACGCAGACCTCGAAGGAGCGCATCTGTTCGACGTGGCTCCGACCGTGCTGGCGAGTCTGGGGGTCGCACCGGACGAGGAGATGGACGGCGAGGCGCTGTCGGCGGTGGAATCACCGGACCCGAAGTCATACCCCGACTACGAACCGGCGACGCAGGAATCGACCGAGGACGGCGACGTGGCACAGCGATTGTCGGACCTCGGCTATTTAGAGTAG
- a CDS encoding alkaline phosphatase family protein, giving the protein MTVYVVGLDGADWSLLRPWAEEGHLPAFAQILDEGVSGDLQSTLPPVTFPAWKCYSTGKTPGKLGVYEWFAYDRSTNEISANDASDFRSQEYWDVLADHDERAGVVNMPTTHPPDSDAPEDVLTIAGSPANERKQFTSPKSLKSGLLQEIPDYRVKPDLVLDTATPDELVAEAKELFAQRFRAATWLADEKDCELVHTTLFATDTLQHRLWDRPEKLRDAYERVDELLGDLLTRDDAEAVFLMSDHGFTEISEIFLVNQWLLERGDLAIEESDSRDILGSLGLTEERLKWLVGELGLVSFAQSHVPESVQRFFPSESGRVAIQDAAIDWDRTRAISLGRGPIYVNNDAFPSEETAQEFTEELAADLERLETPDGIPVATEVHDPANIYSGDRERGPDLVVEYTTGVDAPESIGGNVFGETTEWLATHRQSGIFAGVGKNVSAGTSDLDLYDLAPTLLHLLGAPVPEDVDGDVRRDVLTGEAADREVEQGPPTAKDARGVGAGEEVEDTLRELGYLE; this is encoded by the coding sequence ATGACTGTCTACGTCGTCGGCCTCGACGGGGCCGACTGGTCGCTCCTCAGGCCGTGGGCCGAGGAAGGCCATCTCCCGGCGTTCGCCCAGATTTTGGACGAGGGCGTCTCGGGCGACCTCCAGAGTACCCTCCCGCCCGTGACGTTCCCCGCGTGGAAGTGCTACTCGACGGGGAAGACGCCCGGAAAGTTGGGCGTCTACGAGTGGTTCGCCTACGACCGCTCAACGAACGAAATCTCGGCCAACGACGCCAGCGACTTCCGCTCGCAGGAGTACTGGGACGTGCTGGCCGACCACGACGAACGGGCGGGCGTGGTCAACATGCCGACGACTCACCCGCCGGATTCGGACGCACCCGAAGACGTGCTCACCATCGCTGGAAGCCCCGCCAACGAGCGCAAGCAGTTCACGAGTCCAAAATCGCTCAAATCGGGACTCCTACAAGAGATTCCCGACTATCGCGTCAAACCCGACCTCGTGTTGGACACCGCGACGCCCGACGAACTGGTGGCAGAAGCGAAGGAGTTGTTCGCACAGCGGTTCCGCGCCGCGACGTGGCTGGCCGACGAAAAAGACTGCGAGCTAGTTCACACGACGCTGTTCGCGACCGACACGCTCCAACATCGTCTCTGGGACCGGCCGGAAAAACTACGCGACGCCTACGAGCGCGTGGACGAACTGCTCGGCGACCTGTTGACGCGCGACGACGCCGAGGCGGTGTTCCTGATGAGCGACCACGGCTTCACCGAGATTTCTGAGATATTTCTGGTCAACCAGTGGCTCCTGGAACGCGGCGATTTAGCCATCGAAGAGTCGGACTCGCGAGACATCTTGGGGTCGCTCGGTCTGACCGAAGAGCGCCTGAAGTGGCTCGTCGGCGAACTCGGACTGGTCAGTTTCGCCCAGTCGCACGTCCCCGAGTCCGTCCAGCGGTTCTTCCCGAGCGAGAGCGGTCGCGTGGCGATTCAGGACGCCGCCATCGACTGGGACCGAACCAGAGCGATTTCGCTCGGCCGTGGTCCTATCTACGTCAACAACGACGCCTTCCCCAGCGAGGAGACTGCACAGGAATTTACGGAGGAACTCGCCGCAGACTTAGAGCGACTTGAAACACCGGATGGAATTCCGGTCGCCACTGAAGTTCACGACCCTGCAAACATCTACTCTGGCGACCGAGAACGCGGTCCCGACCTCGTGGTGGAGTACACGACCGGCGTGGACGCCCCCGAATCTATCGGCGGCAACGTCTTCGGTGAGACGACCGAGTGGCTCGCGACCCACCGCCAGTCGGGCATCTTCGCGGGAGTGGGCAAGAACGTCAGCGCGGGCACCTCGGACCTCGACCTGTACGACCTCGCACCCACGCTCCTGCATCTGCTCGGTGCGCCCGTTCCGGAGGACGTAGACGGCGACGTGCGCCGGGACGTGCTAACCGGTGAAGCGGCCGACCGAGAAGTCGAACAGGGACCGCCGACCGCCAAAGACGCGCGGGGTGTCGGCGCTGGCGAGGAGGTCGAAGACACGCTCCGCGAACTCGGATACTTAGAATAA
- a CDS encoding alkaline phosphatase family protein has translation MIVLGLDGATFSLVEPWVESGRLPNFERLLDESVHGDLESTVPEITVPAWPAFATGRDPTELDMYGFTHFNRESRENDLSHDEFVPGKMWDAVDDQGGRSVVFNIPGSYPWQAIDGTIIAAAPEYKDEYAHPPERWDELTDLVDGYKLRNDESTDSRAYVDLSLDLVDKRFEGFEHFIQKEEPDLAVGLIRATDRVAHHFWGDESTPPASLDNPLFEIYERVDERLGEFLDAHEDEDLVVMSDHGFEKVRSKFAPNYVLEQAGLATLTESGDAKKAAMGTLRDTASDLLGKVGLLTLARKLIPESALTDVPTGNNLGLENALNMNRIDWAKTSAIADVGQKTTMVYALSDDPSEIEHICAEAKSALGGTAEAFGLWVRFEHLDRGGPHTPDLAMIIETPEVHASSRFDVDEALFEVDTSGHAREGIFLARGPSFRDGTVEGAHITDIAPTVLHALGYRLPESMTGEVLDMFADGSDPTERDPDTYDFVGADAVTGGGVSGHDEKADEVKDRLRRLGYLE, from the coding sequence ATGATAGTTTTGGGACTCGACGGCGCGACGTTCTCGCTCGTCGAGCCGTGGGTGGAGTCTGGACGCCTCCCGAACTTCGAGCGCCTGCTCGACGAGAGCGTCCACGGCGACCTCGAAAGCACGGTCCCCGAGATTACAGTCCCCGCGTGGCCCGCCTTCGCTACCGGGCGCGACCCGACGGAACTCGACATGTACGGGTTCACCCATTTCAACCGCGAGAGCCGCGAGAACGATCTGAGTCACGACGAGTTCGTCCCCGGCAAGATGTGGGACGCCGTGGACGACCAAGGCGGTCGCTCGGTCGTGTTCAACATCCCCGGGTCGTACCCGTGGCAGGCCATCGACGGGACGATAATTGCGGCGGCCCCCGAGTACAAAGACGAGTACGCTCATCCCCCAGAGCGGTGGGACGAACTCACCGACCTCGTAGACGGCTACAAACTCCGCAACGACGAATCGACGGACTCGCGGGCCTACGTGGACCTGAGCCTCGACTTGGTTGACAAGCGATTCGAGGGCTTCGAACACTTCATTCAAAAAGAAGAACCCGACCTCGCGGTCGGCCTGATTCGAGCGACAGACCGCGTCGCACACCACTTCTGGGGCGACGAGAGTACGCCGCCTGCCTCGCTGGACAACCCGCTGTTCGAAATCTACGAGCGGGTAGACGAACGCCTCGGCGAGTTTCTGGACGCTCACGAGGACGAGGACCTCGTCGTGATGAGCGATCACGGTTTCGAGAAGGTTCGCTCGAAGTTCGCGCCGAACTACGTCCTCGAACAGGCCGGTCTCGCCACGCTCACCGAGTCCGGCGACGCGAAGAAGGCCGCGATGGGGACGCTCCGGGACACTGCCAGCGACCTACTGGGCAAGGTCGGCCTGCTCACGCTCGCCAGAAAGCTGATTCCAGAGAGCGCGCTGACCGACGTCCCGACTGGCAACAACCTCGGACTCGAGAACGCCCTGAACATGAACCGCATCGACTGGGCGAAGACGAGTGCCATCGCCGACGTAGGACAGAAGACGACGATGGTCTACGCGCTGAGCGACGACCCCAGCGAGATCGAGCACATCTGTGCGGAGGCGAAATCTGCACTCGGCGGCACCGCCGAAGCGTTCGGATTATGGGTTCGCTTCGAGCACCTCGACCGTGGCGGACCACACACGCCCGACCTCGCCATGATAATCGAGACGCCGGAAGTTCACGCGTCCTCGCGGTTCGACGTGGACGAAGCGCTGTTCGAAGTCGATACTAGTGGTCACGCCCGCGAAGGTATCTTCCTCGCGCGCGGCCCCTCGTTCCGGGACGGCACCGTCGAAGGTGCACACATCACCGACATCGCGCCGACGGTGCTACACGCGCTGGGCTATCGACTGCCCGAGTCGATGACCGGAGAGGTGCTGGACATGTTCGCGGATGGTTCCGACCCGACCGAGCGTGACCCAGACACGTACGACTTCGTGGGCGCGGACGCCGTCACGGGCGGCGGTGTCTCGGGCCACGACGAGAAAGCGGACGAGGTCAAAGACCGACTCCGGAGATTAGGCTACTTAGAGTAA
- a CDS encoding sulfatase: MNPVKRFPKLNDAWMEFKHRVVHWQARRERGVSHETSVENPKNVLAVVVDCLRADHVSKFGHDRKTTPFLDSFDAAAFSNAKCASPWTFPSIPSLLSGKYPHEHGARFDNDPRNLSSEQFPRRPRDEVATLPDLLESAGYDTGLVTAIPMAAKAVGDRFQHVSVKYTDAEERVSAAREWIAGRDRWFCHLHLGDPHAPLDIPNRHRETFDVPEMEQLEDWRFRDSTGEGGSEDEREEFAAYREAKLRAYDASIRGADDALAGLLSELPDDTVVVVCGDHGEAFWEHPELERRLNDDPRGYYATDHGHSVLEEVARVPLWIRAPGLDSTTSDAPVSLIDVAPTVLSALGAEVPEGVSGRALSGDASPSDDQRPILCEETAYGYNQRAVWHSGQKVVAVPKTGETLAFDLDSYLEGDTLEEVPEHLEDALASFGAGVSGGDRMDVDDDTRDRLAELGYLE, from the coding sequence ATGAATCCGGTGAAACGGTTCCCAAAGCTGAACGACGCGTGGATGGAATTCAAACATCGGGTGGTCCACTGGCAAGCCCGGCGCGAGCGTGGCGTGTCTCACGAGACGAGCGTCGAGAACCCGAAGAACGTCCTCGCCGTCGTCGTGGACTGCCTGCGCGCCGACCACGTGAGCAAGTTCGGCCACGACCGGAAGACGACGCCGTTCCTCGATAGCTTCGACGCCGCCGCTTTCTCGAACGCAAAGTGCGCGAGTCCGTGGACGTTCCCCTCGATTCCGTCGTTGTTGTCGGGGAAATACCCCCACGAACACGGTGCGCGCTTCGACAACGACCCGCGAAATCTCTCCTCCGAGCAGTTTCCGCGGAGACCCCGTGACGAGGTTGCGACGCTTCCCGACTTGCTCGAAAGCGCTGGCTACGACACCGGACTCGTCACGGCGATTCCGATGGCCGCGAAGGCCGTCGGCGACCGATTCCAACACGTGAGCGTGAAGTACACTGATGCGGAGGAGCGCGTTTCGGCCGCCCGAGAGTGGATAGCGGGCCGCGACCGCTGGTTCTGCCATCTACATCTGGGCGACCCGCACGCGCCGCTCGATATTCCGAATCGCCACCGCGAGACGTTCGACGTGCCGGAGATGGAGCAACTAGAAGATTGGCGCTTTCGGGACTCGACGGGAGAGGGTGGAAGTGAGGACGAGCGTGAGGAGTTCGCAGCGTACCGCGAAGCCAAGCTACGAGCGTACGACGCATCCATTCGCGGTGCGGACGACGCGCTCGCTGGCCTGCTCTCCGAACTCCCAGACGATACCGTAGTCGTCGTGTGCGGTGACCACGGCGAGGCGTTCTGGGAACATCCGGAGTTAGAGCGCCGACTGAACGACGATCCGCGGGGCTACTACGCGACCGACCACGGCCACAGCGTATTGGAGGAAGTCGCTCGGGTACCCTTGTGGATTCGCGCGCCAGGGCTGGATTCGACAACTTCGGACGCGCCGGTCTCGCTCATTGACGTTGCCCCGACCGTTCTCTCCGCGCTCGGCGCAGAGGTCCCCGAGGGGGTCAGTGGGCGCGCACTGAGTGGGGACGCGAGTCCGAGCGACGACCAGCGCCCGATTCTCTGTGAGGAGACGGCCTACGGCTACAACCAGCGAGCGGTCTGGCACAGCGGCCAGAAGGTCGTCGCGGTGCCGAAGACCGGCGAAACGCTCGCGTTCGACCTCGACAGCTATCTCGAAGGCGACACCTTGGAGGAGGTGCCGGAACATCTCGAAGACGCACTCGCGTCGTTCGGTGCGGGCGTCTCCGGCGGCGACCGCATGGACGTAGACGACGACACGCGCGACAGGTTGGCAGAGTTGGGGTACTTAGAATAG
- a CDS encoding sulfatase-like hydrolase/transferase: MNVLLVTVDSLRADRVNSEVMPETRSFADESVEFTDCVANGPSTPASFPTIHASRYFASIEGLGIPEPGTDDGIQTLAETLREAGYATAGYTDNHFASGSYHYDRGFDTMYDASGTAEAGKLKQFVQSNLDKSGALFKTIERVYNHADALFASATGNDSEYERASSLNRRAFEWIDEQEEGADGEDSEGDSEWFTWLHYMDAHHPYEAPEEFQRQFLDEPLDLARCRGLSRKGTHHPEEMTDEEWDLIRKLYDAECAYVDDQFGKVLNALENRDLLDETIVLFTADHGELVGEHQHAGHPPEFWEGVLRVPFVVHHPEREAAVVDGQTRLIDLPPTITDALELEAFDGWEGESAWELADGEVDSREYGFADVGRQVDYARCCARRSDGWKLMRHADDGEFCFDYRANPDEKPEDDRADDDIPEYRELSQALDDHQERMKQMREGSSHGIDEDDEMVEDHLKDLGYLE; this comes from the coding sequence ATGAACGTCCTCCTCGTCACCGTCGATTCGTTGCGCGCAGACCGGGTGAACTCGGAGGTGATGCCCGAAACTCGGTCGTTCGCCGACGAGTCGGTCGAGTTCACCGACTGCGTGGCCAACGGCCCCTCGACTCCGGCGTCGTTTCCGACCATCCACGCCAGTCGATACTTCGCCAGCATCGAAGGGTTGGGCATCCCCGAACCCGGCACCGACGACGGCATCCAGACGCTCGCCGAAACGCTCCGGGAGGCGGGCTACGCCACGGCGGGCTACACGGACAACCACTTCGCCAGCGGGTCGTACCACTACGACCGCGGGTTCGACACCATGTACGACGCCAGCGGCACCGCCGAGGCCGGGAAACTCAAGCAGTTCGTCCAGTCGAACCTCGACAAGAGCGGCGCGCTGTTCAAGACCATCGAGCGGGTGTACAACCACGCCGACGCCCTCTTTGCGAGTGCGACCGGCAACGACAGCGAGTACGAGCGCGCGAGTTCGCTCAATCGGCGAGCCTTCGAGTGGATAGACGAGCAAGAAGAAGGCGCAGACGGTGAGGATTCGGAAGGAGACTCTGAGTGGTTCACGTGGCTCCACTACATGGACGCCCACCACCCTTACGAGGCCCCCGAGGAGTTCCAGCGCCAGTTCTTGGACGAACCACTCGATTTGGCGCGCTGTCGCGGTCTCTCACGCAAGGGCACCCACCACCCCGAGGAGATGACCGACGAAGAGTGGGACCTGATTCGAAAACTCTACGACGCCGAGTGTGCCTACGTTGACGACCAGTTCGGCAAGGTGCTGAACGCGCTCGAAAACCGCGACTTGCTGGACGAGACCATCGTCCTGTTCACCGCCGACCACGGCGAACTCGTCGGCGAACACCAGCACGCTGGCCATCCGCCGGAGTTCTGGGAGGGCGTCCTCCGAGTTCCGTTCGTGGTCCACCACCCCGAGCGCGAGGCGGCGGTTGTGGACGGACAGACCCGACTCATCGACCTCCCACCGACGATTACCGACGCGCTCGAATTGGAGGCCTTCGACGGATGGGAAGGCGAGTCGGCGTGGGAATTGGCCGACGGCGAGGTCGATTCCCGCGAATACGGCTTCGCAGACGTCGGTCGTCAGGTCGATTACGCGCGCTGCTGTGCGCGTCGCTCCGACGGTTGGAAACTCATGCGCCACGCCGACGACGGCGAGTTCTGTTTCGACTACCGCGCAAATCCGGACGAAAAGCCAGAAGACGACCGCGCTGACGACGACATCCCCGAGTATCGTGAACTCTCGCAGGCGCTGGATGACCACCAAGAACGGATGAAGCAGATGCGCGAAGGCAGTTCCCACGGCATCGACGAAGACGACGAGATGGTTGAAGACCACCTGAAGGACCTGGGGTATCTGGAATAA
- a CDS encoding alkaline phosphatase family protein — protein MTFGDWLWETERRVQNDGFNGVKDSFHELYIGGLRRTDPFYSGGEHVFERDWDVLVLLDACRMDLMEEVADEYDFLDDPDTLVSVGSSSIQWIERTFTDEYAAQMQETAYVTGNPFSKRVLTDEDLLALDEVWRYGWDDESGTIPADHVTDRAIATAREHDPGRLIVHYMQPHFPSVPDPLTDGMNTETLGDGEGWESPWDLLRRGELDRETVWSSYRQNLHYVIDHVAVLLENMDAERVVISADHGNAAGEFGVYGHPKIPLKPIRNVPWYVTSATDTGEYEPELQQQTERGDTEEKLKALGYL, from the coding sequence ATGACCTTCGGCGATTGGCTCTGGGAGACGGAACGTCGAGTCCAGAACGACGGTTTCAACGGCGTCAAAGACAGCTTCCACGAGTTGTACATTGGTGGTCTCCGGCGAACTGACCCGTTCTACTCTGGTGGCGAACACGTCTTCGAACGCGACTGGGACGTGCTCGTCCTCCTCGACGCGTGCCGCATGGATCTCATGGAAGAAGTCGCAGACGAGTACGATTTTCTCGACGACCCAGATACGCTCGTCTCGGTCGGTAGCTCCTCGATTCAGTGGATAGAGCGAACCTTCACTGACGAGTACGCCGCGCAGATGCAAGAGACTGCGTACGTAACGGGAAACCCATTTAGCAAGCGAGTGCTGACTGACGAGGACCTACTGGCCTTAGACGAGGTATGGCGGTACGGCTGGGACGACGAAAGTGGAACGATTCCGGCCGACCACGTCACCGACCGTGCCATCGCCACTGCCCGCGAACACGATCCGGGGCGACTCATCGTCCACTACATGCAACCGCACTTCCCGTCGGTTCCCGACCCGCTCACCGACGGTATGAACACGGAGACGTTGGGCGACGGGGAGGGCTGGGAGTCGCCGTGGGACCTGCTTCGCCGTGGGGAACTGGACCGGGAGACGGTTTGGTCGTCCTACCGCCAGAATCTTCACTACGTCATCGACCACGTCGCCGTCTTGCTCGAAAACATGGACGCCGAACGCGTCGTTATCAGTGCAGACCACGGGAATGCTGCTGGTGAGTTCGGCGTCTACGGTCATCCGAAGATACCACTCAAGCCTATCCGAAACGTTCCGTGGTACGTCACGAGTGCGACCGACACGGGAGAGTACGAACCCGAACTCCAGCAACAGACCGAACGTGGAGATACCGAAGAGAAACTGAAAGCACTCGGCTATCTCTGA
- a CDS encoding glycosyltransferase family 4 protein, with protein MDPDAARVAMLHQDPHPAHRGFAEAVGADLVDYHRLSLGPLEGTVLEDGINGLAYPDYDVYIVEGSRPLYGALARRFTRGGKLVYLCADHGLYQLGSSDFEGDSAFKSLVGKFGTPVVRALGSRGIDGVVAVSEFAEEFTRPIVGPDTPIEIAHPFIQQDNYDALGDVEPDLDANVAVTVARPWEYKGVDMLVEAWPRVREQFPDAELHVVGKGHPDDYETTAGVRVRGYVEDLGDAFEQASLFVQPSRMDTFPVSTLEAMRAGLPPLVTKTAGTRSEAREIDSLFVTEPNPEALARGVREYFVRGTAERRRLSEMARARGSRFDPESRKEAFREAFREILKAL; from the coding sequence ATGGACCCCGACGCCGCCCGCGTGGCGATGCTCCACCAAGACCCCCACCCGGCCCACCGCGGTTTCGCGGAGGCGGTCGGCGCCGACCTCGTGGACTACCATCGCCTCTCGCTCGGCCCGCTCGAAGGGACGGTTCTCGAAGACGGCATCAACGGACTCGCGTATCCCGACTACGACGTGTACATTGTTGAAGGCTCTCGCCCGCTCTACGGGGCGCTCGCACGCCGGTTCACGCGCGGCGGCAAACTCGTCTACCTCTGTGCGGACCACGGACTCTACCAACTCGGTAGTTCGGACTTCGAAGGCGACTCGGCGTTCAAGTCGCTCGTCGGCAAGTTCGGCACGCCAGTCGTCCGGGCACTCGGAAGTAGAGGAATCGACGGCGTCGTCGCCGTCTCGGAATTCGCCGAGGAGTTCACTCGCCCGATAGTCGGTCCCGACACGCCAATCGAAATCGCACATCCCTTCATTCAACAGGACAACTACGACGCCCTCGGTGACGTGGAACCGGACCTCGACGCCAACGTCGCGGTCACCGTCGCGCGTCCGTGGGAGTACAAGGGCGTCGATATGCTGGTCGAGGCGTGGCCGCGCGTGCGCGAACAGTTTCCGGACGCTGAACTGCACGTCGTCGGTAAAGGCCACCCCGACGACTACGAGACGACTGCGGGCGTACGCGTCAGAGGCTACGTCGAGGACCTCGGTGACGCCTTCGAACAGGCCTCGCTGTTCGTCCAACCGTCGCGGATGGACACCTTCCCAGTCAGCACGCTCGAAGCGATGCGGGCCGGTCTCCCTCCGCTCGTGACGAAAACCGCAGGAACGCGCTCGGAAGCACGGGAAATCGACTCGCTGTTCGTTACGGAACCGAACCCGGAGGCACTGGCGCGCGGCGTTCGGGAGTACTTCGTCAGAGGTACCGCCGAGCGACGACGACTCTCGGAGATGGCACGGGCGCGCGGGTCGCGTTTCGACCCCGAGTCCCGCAAGGAAGCGTTCCGCGAGGCGTTCCGCGAAATTCTCAAAGCACTTTAA